The following is a genomic window from Crossiella equi.
CGCGCAGTGCCGAACCTCCTGCTTGCGCGCCAGGGATACCCCAGGGACCACCTCCATGGGTGAGAACGCTAGTCGGCCCCACCTGCCTCACCAGGACGCCACGCCGCCGGTCCACACTTGGCGGTGTGCTGCCACTCAAGCCCACCCACCCGTACCTGGACGGACCGTTCCCCCGTGCCTTCGCCCACCGGGGCTGGCACCTGGACGAGCTGGCCGAGATGGAGAACTCGCTGAGCGGCTTCCGGCGGGCGGTGAAAGAAGGGTTCAGTTACCTGGAGACCGACGTGCACGCGACCAGCGACGGCGTGGTCGTGGTGCACCACGACGACCTGCTCGACCGCACCACGGACGCGGTGGGCGCGGTCGCCGAACAGCGCTGGGAGCAGGTCCGGCACGCCCGGATCGCCGGGATCGAGCCGATCGCCCGGCTGGCCGACGTGCTGGAGGAGCTGCCCGACACCTTCCTCAACATCGACGTGAAGTCCGACCAGGCCGCCGGGCCGGTGCTGCGCCTGCTGCAGCGCACCGGGGCCTGGGACCGGGTCTGCCTGGCCTCCTTCTCCGAGCGGCGGCTGGCCCGGCTGCGCCGGGTGGCCGGGCCGCGGCTGATGACCGCGCTCGGGCCCGCCTCGGTCGGCGCGCTGTGGGCGGGCGGCAGGTTCCGGCCACGGTTCGTGCGCCCGCTCGTGCGGGGCTGGCTGGCGCAGGTGCCCGCGCGGGCCGGACGGCTGACCGTGGTGGACCGGCGCTTCGTCAACGCCGCCCACCAGCTCGGCCTCGAGGTGCACGTGTGGACGGTGGACACCACCGCGGAGATGACCCGGCTGCTGGACCTGGGTGTGGACGGGCTGGTCAGCGACCGGCCGGACCTGCTGCGCGAGGTGCTGCGGGACCGGGGGCAGTGGCCCGGCTGAACCGGGCCAGCCCTCCCCCGCCGCTCAGCGCGGCGGCTTGCCGGTCCAGGCCGCCTGCCAGGTCTTCGGGCCCAGCAGGCCCGAGTCGCGGATGCCGTTGGCCCGTTGCAGCTCCAGCACCGCGTTCTTGGTCTTCTCGAGGTAGCAGCCGGTGCCCTCGAAGCCGTAGCCGAAGCGGTTCATGCGCAGCTGCCACTCGCGCAGGGCCGGGTGGCAGTCGCCGTAGCCGAACACCCGGCCCGGCCAGGCCGGGAACTGGGAGCCGCTGATGTAGGCGGCCTCGCCGTAGCCGGGCACACGTTTGCTGCGACCGTCCCGGTCGTCGCGGAAGCCGAGCTTGCCCGCGCACTCCCAGGGCTGCCAGCCGCGCATCCGGTAGAGGTAGAGGGCCCGGTAGTCCTGCTCGGCGGGGCTGGCCTGGTGCGGGTAGCCGCTACCGCCGACGCTGCGCCAGGTCGGCAGGTCGAACTGGTAGGCGCCGTAGTAGCCGTTGCCGGTGTTGGTGTCGTACCGGTCGGTGGACTCGCAGTGCCGTAACCGCTTCCAGTCCACAGTGGACGGATCGGCGTGCGCGGCGGTGACCGCGACCAGCTGGAACGCACCCCCGATGACCAGCAGTGATGCCAGCCGGAGGAGGTGCCGCAGGGCGCCCGGTTTGTCCATAGTGGAGCACGGTAGGTGCGGGACGGGCCGGTCACAACCGCGCCACGCCCGCTCTCCCCCGGTCCGGGGACGCACCGTACGGCTAGGGGTTAATACCTGTCTTCGTCACGACTCGCGCTCGGCGTGTCGGATCGCGTCCCGCGACCAGTACAGTCCGCTTCCACTGCACGGGAACGAGACCGTGCCGGGAGGTCGGGGATGAGTGATCTGGACAGCGTGGCAACACCGGCTCCGACGCCGGAGGACCGCAGACGCGCCCAACGGGCCTGGTGCTGGTACGACTGGGCGAACTCGGTGTTCCCCACGTCGGTGGTCACCGTCTTCCTCTCGCTCTACCTGACCTCGGTGGCCAAGTCGGCCGCCCTGGCCGACACCGCGCTCAACGGGCCCACGCCGTGCGCGGGCGACAACACCCTGGTCAACTGCGACGTCACGTTCCTGGGCCTGCAGTTCCCGGCCGGTTCGCTGTGGGGCTACCTGCTCTCCTTCGCTACCGTGATCCAGGTGCTGGTGCTGCCGGTGGCCGGGGCGATCGCCGACCGCAGCCAGAACAAGCGGCGCATGCTGGCCGGGTTCGCCTTCACCGGCGCGGTGGCCACCTGCGCGCTCGCGCTGGTGCAGGGCCAGGACTGGCAGCTCGGAGTGCTGCTGTTCACCCTGGGCAACGTCTGCTGGGGCACCTCGGTGGTCGTCTACTACGCCTTCATCCCCGAGATCTCCACCGCCGACGAGCGGGACGCGCTGTCCTCCCGGGGCTGGGCGTTCGGCTACCTCGGCGGCGGCTGCGCGCTGGCGTTGCAGCTGGTCCTGTTCCTGGGCCACGACGCGGTCGGCCTGACCGAGGGCCAGGCGGTGCGGGTCTGCTTCGTCATCACCGGCCTCTGGTGGGCGGGCTTCACGCTGGTGCCGCTGCGGGTGCTGCGCGACCGGCCCAACCACGAGCGCGTCGACCTGGGCGGCGGGCGCATCTCCGGCGGCTTCCGCGAGCTGGGCGACACGCTGCGGCACGCGCGGGCCTTCCCGCTCACACTGGCCTTCCTGGGCGCCTACCTGGTCTTCACCGACGGCATCTCCACCGTGGCCAACATCGCGGGGCAGTACGGGGCGCTGGAGCTCAAGCTCGAGCAGTCCACCCTGATCGCGGCCATCCTGATGTCGCAGTTCGTGGCCTTCCTGGGCGGCGTGCTGCACGGGCGGCTGGCCCGCCACCTCGGCGCCAAGAAGACGATTCTGGTCAGCCTGGTGTGGTGGGTGGTCATGCTCGTGCTGGCCTACTTCGTGCAGGCGGGCGAGGTCGTGCAGTTCTGGGGCCTGGCCGCGGGCATCGGACTGGTG
Proteins encoded in this region:
- a CDS encoding glycerophosphodiester phosphodiesterase family protein gives rise to the protein MPLKPTHPYLDGPFPRAFAHRGWHLDELAEMENSLSGFRRAVKEGFSYLETDVHATSDGVVVVHHDDLLDRTTDAVGAVAEQRWEQVRHARIAGIEPIARLADVLEELPDTFLNIDVKSDQAAGPVLRLLQRTGAWDRVCLASFSERRLARLRRVAGPRLMTALGPASVGALWAGGRFRPRFVRPLVRGWLAQVPARAGRLTVVDRRFVNAAHQLGLEVHVWTVDTTAEMTRLLDLGVDGLVSDRPDLLREVLRDRGQWPG
- a CDS encoding transglycosylase family protein yields the protein MDKPGALRHLLRLASLLVIGGAFQLVAVTAAHADPSTVDWKRLRHCESTDRYDTNTGNGYYGAYQFDLPTWRSVGGSGYPHQASPAEQDYRALYLYRMRGWQPWECAGKLGFRDDRDGRSKRVPGYGEAAYISGSQFPAWPGRVFGYGDCHPALREWQLRMNRFGYGFEGTGCYLEKTKNAVLELQRANGIRDSGLLGPKTWQAAWTGKPPR
- a CDS encoding MFS transporter → MSDLDSVATPAPTPEDRRRAQRAWCWYDWANSVFPTSVVTVFLSLYLTSVAKSAALADTALNGPTPCAGDNTLVNCDVTFLGLQFPAGSLWGYLLSFATVIQVLVLPVAGAIADRSQNKRRMLAGFAFTGAVATCALALVQGQDWQLGVLLFTLGNVCWGTSVVVYYAFIPEISTADERDALSSRGWAFGYLGGGCALALQLVLFLGHDAVGLTEGQAVRVCFVITGLWWAGFTLVPLRVLRDRPNHERVDLGGGRISGGFRELGDTLRHARAFPLTLAFLGAYLVFTDGISTVANIAGQYGALELKLEQSTLIAAILMSQFVAFLGGVLHGRLARHLGAKKTILVSLVWWVVMLVLAYFVQAGEVVQFWGLAAGIGLVLGGTNALARSLFSQMVPKGKEGQYFAVYEIGERSTSWLGPLVYAGIGQATGSFRYAIISMIAFFVVGFVLVWLVPVRRAIRAVGNTEPALL